The following coding sequences lie in one Arachis hypogaea cultivar Tifrunner chromosome 4, arahy.Tifrunner.gnm2.J5K5, whole genome shotgun sequence genomic window:
- the LOC112794983 gene encoding protein FAR1-RELATED SEQUENCE 5-like, with the protein MDPRPVTRCGCNARIKVHVDSRNRRWYVDFFSDEHNYDMLEARFRGMIWSYRAIKTRHLHQINTMRSSGLRVPTIFRAFANQSGGFEMVGFQVKDIYNAIEKQRRAGASDTDNALKYLQMLKRRDPCMFWKYSLDEQRRLHNIFWCDGASQYDFNIFRDVMGFDATYGRNKYKCPLVIFSGVDHHMRIVVFGCAVLSKEGEERCVWLLRAFLEAMKGKAPKSVITDDDQAMKSAIKAVFPEAHHRLCSWHLLHNATARVGIPRFMTKFRLCLMGDLEVDDFEDIWNDAVEEFGLQKKIMGQGYV; encoded by the coding sequence ATGGATCCTAGACCAGTAACGCGATGCGGGTGTAATGCGCGGATAAAAGTTCATGTTGACTCGAGGAACAGGAGATGGTATGTTGACTTCTTCTCCGATGAACATAACTATGACATGTTGGAGGCAAGGTTTAGGGGAATGATATGGTCTTACCGGGCAATAAAAACGAGGCATTTACACCAGATTAATACTATGAGAAGCTCTGGCCTTCGAGTTCCAACAATATTTCGGGCATTTGCAAACCAAAGTGGTGGATTCGAGATGGTTGGGTTTCAAGTGAAAGACATCTATAATGCAATTGAGAAGCAAAGAAGAGCTGGAGCAAGCGACACGGATAATGCACTCAAGTATTTACAAATGTTGAAGAGGCGTGACCCCTGTATGTTTTGGAAGTATTCGTTGGATGAACAACGGAGGCTCCACAATATATTTTGGTGTGATGGTGCAAGTCAGTATGATTTCAATATTTTCAGAGATGTTATGGGGTTTGATGCAACGTACGGGAGGAATAAGTACAAATGTCCCCTTGTGATATTCTCTGGCGTGGATCACCACATGCGCATTGTTGTGTTTGGATGCGCGGTTCTCTCAAAGGAAGGGGAGGAAAGATGTGTGTGGTTGCTTCGGGCATTTCTGGAGGCCATGAAAGGAAAGGCTCCTAAGTCTGTTATTACCGACGATGATCAAGCCATGAAGAGTGCAATCAAAGCTGTATTTCCAGAAGCACATCATAGATTGTGCAGCTGGCACTTGCTACATAATGCGACCGCTCGAGTAGGTATTCCACGGTTTATGACCAAGTTTCGTCTTTGTTTAATGGGGGATTTGGAGGTCGATGACTTTGAAGATATATGGAATGATGCAGTTGAAGAATTTGGGTTGCAAAAAAAAATCATGGGTCAAGGATATGTATGA